From Cyclobacteriaceae bacterium, a single genomic window includes:
- a CDS encoding iron-containing alcohol dehydrogenase — translation MKFDSIVQYNFPTTIRFGAGSSKELGDYLIKNNLKRPLISTDPVVAQLGFFKEIVEDLKKKNISIEVFSDIHKNPVKSDVYKGSDAFDNTKRDSIIGIGGGAALDVARAIVLRIHHREDLFKYDDLIGGDVFVTNDVPHFITIPTTAGTGSEVGRSAIIADDITHQKKILFSPKLLAKIIFADPLLTMELPAFVTAATGMDALTHNMEAYLAKMWHPMCDGIALEGISLIHQSLVKAVNQPDLESRSKMLIASLMGAVAFQKGLGVVHSLAHPLSALLDTHHGLANAVNIPYGMEFNISGFEHKFKKIAKTLELKDETGDAVVKYLFELNSKVNIPHKLGAIGVRQEHIDTLSELAFADFAHPNNPKPVSQADFKALYQKAL, via the coding sequence ATGAAATTTGACAGTATAGTTCAATACAATTTTCCAACAACAATCCGCTTTGGTGCAGGGTCCAGTAAGGAGCTTGGTGATTATCTGATTAAGAACAATCTCAAGCGCCCTTTAATTTCAACAGATCCGGTGGTGGCACAACTGGGCTTCTTCAAGGAAATTGTAGAAGATCTTAAGAAGAAAAATATTTCAATAGAAGTATTCTCCGACATTCATAAGAATCCCGTGAAGTCGGACGTGTATAAAGGTTCGGATGCATTTGATAACACTAAACGCGACAGCATTATTGGAATTGGTGGCGGAGCAGCGCTGGATGTTGCCCGTGCAATTGTTCTCCGCATACATCATCGTGAAGATCTGTTCAAATATGATGATTTGATTGGAGGTGATGTGTTTGTCACTAACGATGTTCCTCATTTCATCACCATCCCCACAACAGCAGGTACAGGAAGCGAAGTAGGAAGAAGTGCCATCATCGCAGACGACATTACGCATCAGAAGAAAATACTTTTTTCACCCAAGCTCCTGGCGAAGATCATTTTTGCTGATCCTTTGCTTACCATGGAATTGCCGGCATTTGTTACGGCTGCTACCGGAATGGATGCCCTCACTCATAATATGGAAGCATACCTCGCGAAGATGTGGCATCCAATGTGTGACGGAATTGCACTGGAAGGAATCTCATTGATTCATCAATCCCTGGTAAAGGCTGTCAACCAACCTGATCTTGAATCCAGAAGCAAGATGCTCATTGCATCTCTGATGGGTGCGGTGGCCTTTCAAAAAGGACTTGGTGTGGTGCATTCACTAGCTCATCCACTTTCTGCCTTACTGGATACTCATCACGGTTTAGCCAATGCTGTCAATATTCCTTATGGAATGGAATTTAACATCAGTGGATTTGAGCATAAGTTCAAAAAGATCGCCAAGACACTTGAGTTAAAAGATGAAACAGGAGATGCTGTAGTGAAGTATCTGTTTGAACTTAATTCCAAAGTCAACATTCCTCATAAGCTTGGTGCTATTGGTGTCCGGCAGGAGCATATCGATACACTGTCAGAACTTGCATTCGCAGATTTTGCTCATCCGAATAATCCCAAGCCTGTGAGCCAGGCTGATTTCAAAGCGCTCTATCAGAAAGCTCTATGA
- a CDS encoding glutamine synthetase, with translation MTTKAILDYVKKHPSGKVKIAYADMDGILRGKYISTDKFLSSIEGGTAFCDVIFGWDAGDTAYDNVKYTGWHTGYPDTPARLDLNTFRKIPWENDVPFFLGEMMDKDGVPSSVCPRQLIKKIVNDCHAEDLEPVCSQEFEWFNFAETPQSAREKNYIGLTPLTPGMFGYSILRSSLENPFFTDLFDLMKRFDVPLEGLHTETGPGVLEAAIVYSNAVEAADRATLFKTAVKEIAYKHGIMATFMAKISENLPGCGGHVHQSLWDKGMKKNLFHDAKDKLKMSDTMKHYIAGQLHCLPYILPMFAPTINSYKRLVEGAWAPTTLTWGVDNRTVALRVLNTSSKSCRLETRVIGADANPYLAIAAALGAGLYGIKNKLKLKQPPTKGNGYLDFSNGTLPRTLEEATNRMKNSKEAKAILGEEFVEHFTLTREWEWKQHLKSVTDWEYKRYFEII, from the coding sequence ATGACGACAAAAGCTATTCTTGACTATGTTAAAAAACATCCTTCCGGAAAGGTCAAGATTGCCTATGCGGATATGGATGGAATACTTCGTGGTAAATATATTTCCACTGATAAGTTTCTCTCGTCAATTGAAGGAGGCACTGCTTTCTGTGATGTGATCTTCGGCTGGGACGCTGGTGATACTGCCTATGATAACGTTAAGTACACAGGTTGGCATACAGGCTATCCTGATACACCGGCACGATTGGATCTCAATACATTCAGGAAAATTCCATGGGAGAATGATGTTCCGTTTTTCCTTGGTGAAATGATGGACAAAGACGGGGTGCCATCTTCCGTTTGTCCACGCCAATTGATAAAGAAGATTGTGAATGATTGCCACGCGGAAGATCTTGAACCTGTTTGTTCTCAGGAGTTCGAGTGGTTCAATTTTGCTGAGACGCCACAGTCTGCAAGAGAAAAAAATTACATCGGGCTTACACCTCTGACTCCCGGAATGTTTGGATACTCCATTCTAAGAAGTTCACTGGAGAATCCCTTCTTCACAGATTTGTTTGATCTGATGAAAAGGTTTGATGTGCCATTGGAAGGTTTGCATACGGAAACAGGTCCTGGAGTTCTGGAAGCTGCCATCGTTTATTCAAATGCCGTTGAAGCTGCAGACAGAGCCACACTTTTTAAAACTGCTGTTAAAGAAATTGCTTACAAGCATGGGATCATGGCGACGTTCATGGCAAAGATCAGTGAGAATCTCCCTGGCTGCGGCGGACACGTTCATCAAAGTCTCTGGGATAAAGGCATGAAGAAGAATCTTTTTCATGATGCCAAAGACAAGCTGAAGATGAGTGATACCATGAAGCATTACATCGCGGGTCAGCTTCACTGTCTTCCTTACATCTTACCCATGTTTGCACCGACGATCAACAGTTATAAACGTTTGGTAGAAGGAGCATGGGCACCCACAACACTTACCTGGGGAGTTGATAACAGGACGGTGGCATTAAGGGTTTTGAACACCAGCAGCAAATCATGCAGGCTCGAGACCCGGGTGATTGGCGCTGACGCAAATCCTTATCTGGCAATTGCTGCAGCGTTGGGAGCTGGTCTTTATGGAATTAAGAACAAGCTCAAACTCAAACAGCCTCCCACGAAAGGCAATGGCTATCTTGACTTTTCAAATGGCACGTTGCCACGAACACTGGAAGAAGCAACCAACCGAATGAAAAATTCAAAGGAAGCCAAAGCAATACTCGGAGAGGAATTTGTAGAGCATTTCACACTAACTCGTGAGTGGGAGTGGAAGCAGCATTTGAAGTCAGTGACGGATTGGGAGTACAAAAGATATTTTGAAATTATTTAG
- the eat gene encoding ethanolamine permease — MVWGLGVGYVISGNYFGWNLGLEQGGSLGLAIATGVVIIMYVTFTFSYAELSCAIPKAGGAFDYASRALGEDAGFIAGMAQNIEFIFAPPAIAFAIGSYMNLFFPSLPVIFFSIASYLIFTALNTYGLQAAAIFELFVTAIAVTGLLLFAGVMIPHVEWTHLSSNSLPNGIPGIFAAVPFAIWFFLGIEGVANLAEETQNPKRTMSIGFLSALFTLIGVCFLTFIASVGVGGWEAVIYQPDGTTSDSPLPMAMQHVSGSNGWIYKTLIIVGLFGLVASFNGLMLAAGRATSEFGKVKLKSSFLGKIHPRFKTPANALVINMLIGIVALFTGRTGEVITISVFGALTLYSISMVSVIALRRKEPGLERPFQVPFYPIFPIVALILAIIALGAVAVYNPMLCLLYLLILGLCFGIFKLSNRSKSEKIA, encoded by the coding sequence ATGGTCTGGGGACTTGGTGTGGGCTATGTGATCTCCGGGAATTATTTCGGATGGAACCTGGGACTTGAACAAGGGGGCTCCTTAGGTCTCGCTATCGCAACCGGAGTTGTCATCATCATGTATGTGACTTTTACATTCAGTTATGCTGAACTTTCCTGTGCGATTCCAAAAGCAGGAGGAGCTTTTGATTATGCTTCACGGGCATTGGGAGAAGATGCAGGATTTATAGCAGGCATGGCGCAGAACATAGAATTCATTTTTGCGCCACCGGCCATTGCCTTTGCTATCGGTTCATACATGAATCTGTTCTTTCCTTCATTGCCTGTTATCTTTTTCTCGATTGCTTCCTATCTGATCTTTACAGCACTCAATACATATGGCTTGCAGGCTGCAGCAATTTTTGAGCTCTTTGTAACAGCCATTGCAGTAACGGGATTATTATTGTTTGCCGGTGTAATGATCCCTCATGTTGAGTGGACTCATCTTTCAAGCAATTCACTACCGAATGGAATACCTGGAATTTTTGCCGCTGTCCCTTTCGCAATATGGTTTTTTCTCGGCATTGAAGGAGTGGCAAACCTTGCTGAAGAAACCCAGAATCCAAAGAGGACGATGTCAATCGGTTTTCTTTCCGCCCTTTTTACTTTGATCGGTGTTTGCTTTCTCACCTTCATAGCTTCCGTGGGTGTTGGAGGATGGGAAGCTGTTATTTATCAGCCGGATGGAACCACTTCAGATTCTCCACTTCCTATGGCAATGCAACATGTCAGTGGCTCAAATGGGTGGATATATAAAACACTCATCATTGTTGGATTATTCGGGCTTGTTGCTTCGTTTAACGGATTGATGCTCGCAGCCGGAAGAGCTACTTCCGAATTTGGGAAAGTGAAACTAAAGTCATCCTTCCTGGGGAAGATTCACCCTCGTTTCAAAACTCCTGCAAACGCATTGGTCATCAATATGCTGATCGGCATTGTCGCATTGTTTACAGGAAGAACAGGAGAGGTCATCACCATTTCGGTCTTTGGAGCACTCACCCTTTACAGTATTTCTATGGTTTCCGTCATTGCGCTAAGGAGGAAAGAGCCGGGTCTGGAACGTCCGTTTCAAGTGCCATTTTATCCCATCTTTCCGATCGTTGCATTGATCTTGGCAATTATTGCGCTGGGTGCTGTCGCCGTCTATAATCCAATGTTATGTTTACTATACCTGCTGATTTTAGGGCTTTGCTTTGGTATATTTAAACTCAGTAACAGATCGAAATCAGAAAAAATCGCATGA
- a CDS encoding tetratricopeptide repeat protein has translation MKKIVLILFVAIPAMVFAQIKPSTSKAEKALREGKIDEAKSIIDATVGSDDFMKDKKGMPSKNAAKAYFLKGLIYAAMDTTKNEAFQKLDPTPFLTAKAAFDKSNEIEPKAISHLTEPNGFPLLNETARILLAQKYFNKAIAQYQDKKDYKAAFALVENTLYFIPTDTSIVMNAGVYFGPSAEEWQKSIAYIDSYIASGGKNPDAFLQKISIYRDKLKDNEKALAAAKEAMAKHPNNVEFPKFELDMYIKMERLPEAKAAMERQIKADPSNKETWYYLGVINTELKDWPAARKAYEEALKIDSKYFDAQFGLADNVYIDAKLVKQEMNQLGITAADKKKRFELDKVYVEKLKIALPYWEAAEKLSPDDSKVLDILYGIYTDLDDQPKVARITKHMKALGLLD, from the coding sequence ATGAAAAAGATTGTTTTAATACTTTTTGTAGCGATCCCAGCCATGGTGTTTGCTCAAATAAAGCCAAGTACTTCAAAAGCTGAGAAAGCATTACGTGAAGGAAAGATTGATGAAGCAAAAAGTATCATCGATGCTACTGTTGGCTCTGACGATTTCATGAAAGATAAAAAGGGCATGCCTTCAAAGAATGCTGCCAAAGCTTACTTCCTGAAAGGTCTTATCTATGCGGCCATGGACACCACCAAAAATGAAGCATTCCAAAAGCTGGATCCAACTCCTTTTCTTACGGCAAAGGCAGCGTTTGATAAATCAAATGAAATTGAACCTAAGGCAATATCGCATCTCACTGAGCCTAATGGCTTTCCTTTGTTGAACGAAACTGCAAGGATCCTTCTGGCACAAAAATATTTCAATAAGGCAATCGCTCAATATCAGGACAAGAAAGATTACAAGGCAGCGTTCGCCCTTGTAGAGAACACTCTTTATTTCATTCCTACAGACACTTCTATTGTTATGAATGCCGGAGTTTACTTCGGACCATCTGCAGAAGAGTGGCAGAAATCAATTGCTTATATTGATAGCTATATCGCTTCTGGCGGAAAGAATCCTGATGCATTCCTTCAAAAGATCAGCATCTATCGCGACAAGCTTAAGGATAATGAGAAGGCTTTAGCAGCTGCCAAAGAGGCGATGGCTAAGCATCCAAACAATGTAGAATTTCCAAAGTTTGAATTGGACATGTACATCAAGATGGAACGTCTGCCGGAAGCAAAGGCAGCAATGGAAAGACAAATCAAAGCTGACCCAAGCAACAAGGAAACATGGTATTACCTGGGCGTAATCAATACTGAACTTAAGGATTGGCCAGCGGCTAGAAAAGCATACGAGGAAGCTCTTAAAATTGACTCCAAGTACTTTGATGCACAGTTTGGTCTTGCGGACAACGTTTACATTGACGCTAAGTTGGTGAAACAGGAAATGAATCAGCTTGGTATCACTGCTGCTGATAAAAAGAAACGTTTCGAATTGGACAAGGTATATGTTGAAAAACTGAAGATTGCACTTCCATATTGGGAAGCTGCTGAAAAGCTAAGCCCGGATGATTCAAAGGTTCTGGATATTCTTTACGGAATTTATACTGACCTTGACGATCAGCCTAAGGTTGCGCGTATCACCAAGCACATGAAAGCACTTGGACTTCTTGACTAG
- the gyrA gene encoding DNA gyrase subunit A, whose amino-acid sequence MRGAYIDYSMSVIVSRALPDVRDGLKPVHRRVLFGMQELGVNYNKSYKKSARIVGEVLGKYHPHGDASVYDTMVRMAQDWSLRYTLVDGQGNFGSVDGDFPAAMRYTEARLKRIAEELLADINKETVDFQPNFDDSLTEPTVLPGKIPNLLINGSSGIAVGMATNMAPHNLTEVVDGITAYIDNREITIPELMKIVTAPDFPTGGIIYGTSGVQEAFLTGRGRIVVRAKTEIVTNAKGKDQIVVTEIPYQVNKATMIEKTAALINEKKIEGITDLRDESDRDGYRVVYDLKKDAIPNIVLNNLFKYTQLQSSFGVNNVALVKGRPQTLNLKDLIVHFVEHRHEVVVRRTKFELAEAEKRAHILEGYLIALDHLDEVIALIRNSKDPEIAKIGLMEKFQLSEIQSKAILEMRLQRLTGLEREKIQNEYKEVKALIERLNEILASEPVRMGIIKGELAEMKERYGDERRTLVVASEDDITVEDMIPNEEMVITISNQGYVKRTLLSEYRTQGRGGVGSKGVSTKEDDFTEHLFIAHAHHYLLIFTASGKVFWKKVYEIPEGTKTSKGRAIQNLLNIEPGDSVRAVLNVKNIEDEAYLNENFVILCTEQGVIKKTSLEAYSRPRANGITAITVHEGDRLLEAALTNGKNHIIIAKSEGKAVHFNESDVRPMGRTAAGVRGVTLESADDRVIGMVCIRNEDANLLVVSEKGFGKRSSIDDYRITHRGGKGVKTINITDKTGKLVAIKQVGDNDELMIINRSGISIRIAVEELRVMGRATQGVRVIRLNEDDAISSVEKIQKIEQVEGGDKPLDEEKPNQTEI is encoded by the coding sequence ATGCGTGGCGCGTACATCGATTATTCGATGTCGGTTATCGTTTCCCGGGCTCTTCCGGATGTTCGTGACGGACTAAAACCCGTTCATCGCCGGGTTCTTTTTGGAATGCAGGAACTTGGTGTCAACTATAACAAATCGTATAAGAAATCAGCCCGTATCGTAGGGGAAGTGTTAGGTAAGTATCACCCACACGGGGATGCTTCTGTTTATGATACGATGGTGCGTATGGCACAGGACTGGTCACTACGCTACACATTGGTAGACGGCCAGGGGAACTTCGGTTCAGTTGACGGGGATTTCCCGGCAGCGATGCGTTATACTGAAGCCAGGCTTAAAAGAATTGCAGAAGAGCTCCTCGCTGATATCAACAAGGAAACCGTTGACTTCCAACCCAACTTTGATGACTCCCTTACGGAGCCTACGGTGCTTCCCGGAAAGATCCCTAACCTGCTGATCAATGGATCTTCTGGTATTGCGGTAGGGATGGCGACCAATATGGCGCCCCATAATCTTACAGAAGTTGTGGATGGCATTACTGCTTACATCGATAACCGGGAGATCACCATTCCTGAATTGATGAAGATCGTTACTGCACCTGATTTCCCAACCGGTGGTATTATTTACGGAACTTCAGGTGTGCAAGAGGCATTCCTTACCGGTCGCGGAAGGATTGTCGTTCGTGCCAAGACAGAGATTGTTACCAACGCAAAGGGAAAAGATCAGATCGTTGTTACCGAAATACCTTATCAGGTGAACAAGGCAACGATGATTGAGAAGACTGCTGCGTTGATCAACGAAAAGAAAATAGAAGGCATTACCGATCTGCGTGATGAGTCTGATCGTGACGGATACAGGGTTGTTTATGATCTGAAGAAAGATGCGATCCCTAATATCGTTCTCAATAACCTTTTCAAATACACTCAGCTGCAGTCTTCGTTTGGTGTAAATAACGTTGCACTGGTAAAGGGAAGACCGCAGACACTTAACCTGAAGGATCTGATTGTTCATTTTGTTGAGCACAGACACGAGGTGGTAGTACGCAGAACAAAGTTTGAATTAGCAGAGGCAGAAAAGCGTGCTCACATTTTAGAAGGGTATCTGATCGCGTTGGATCATCTTGATGAGGTGATCGCTTTGATCCGTAATTCCAAAGATCCTGAGATTGCGAAAATTGGTTTGATGGAGAAGTTCCAGCTTTCCGAGATCCAGTCGAAGGCCATCCTCGAAATGAGATTGCAAAGACTGACAGGTCTTGAAAGAGAAAAAATCCAGAATGAGTATAAGGAAGTGAAGGCATTGATTGAGCGTCTGAATGAGATATTGGCAAGTGAGCCTGTGAGAATGGGTATCATTAAGGGAGAGCTTGCTGAAATGAAGGAACGCTATGGTGATGAGCGCAGAACGCTTGTCGTTGCCAGCGAAGATGATATTACAGTAGAAGACATGATCCCGAATGAAGAGATGGTGATCACCATTTCCAACCAGGGATATGTAAAGAGAACGTTGTTGTCTGAATACAGAACACAGGGCAGAGGTGGAGTAGGGTCGAAGGGAGTTTCTACCAAAGAGGATGACTTCACGGAGCATTTGTTCATTGCACATGCCCATCATTACCTTTTGATTTTCACCGCGTCGGGGAAAGTCTTCTGGAAGAAAGTTTATGAAATTCCGGAAGGAACGAAGACCTCAAAGGGGCGCGCCATTCAGAATCTTCTCAACATTGAACCGGGAGATTCAGTACGGGCCGTTCTTAATGTTAAGAACATTGAAGACGAAGCTTATCTGAATGAAAACTTTGTCATTCTTTGTACAGAACAAGGAGTGATCAAGAAGACCTCGCTTGAGGCATACTCACGGCCGAGGGCTAATGGAATTACGGCCATTACAGTTCATGAAGGAGACCGCTTACTGGAAGCAGCACTGACAAACGGGAAGAATCATATTATCATTGCTAAGAGTGAGGGTAAGGCGGTTCACTTTAATGAATCAGACGTTCGGCCTATGGGACGCACGGCTGCCGGAGTACGCGGTGTGACGCTGGAAAGCGCCGACGACAGGGTTATCGGCATGGTTTGTATAAGAAATGAAGATGCTAACTTGCTGGTCGTTTCTGAGAAGGGATTCGGCAAGCGTTCTTCAATTGATGATTATAGAATCACTCACCGTGGTGGAAAGGGCGTAAAAACGATCAATATCACGGATAAAACTGGCAAGCTTGTTGCAATTAAGCAGGTTGGAGATAATGATGAGTTGATGATTATCAATCGTTCAGGCATTAGCATAAGAATTGCAGTAGAAGAATTACGGGTCATGGGACGCGCGACGCAGGGAGTAAGAGTAATCCGATTGAACGAGGATGATGCGATCTCTTCTGTTGAGAAGATTCAGAAAATAGAGCAGGTAGAAGGGGGAGATAAACCACTAGACGAAGAAAAACCAAATCAAACCGAAATATAA